A genomic stretch from Hoplias malabaricus isolate fHopMal1 chromosome 4, fHopMal1.hap1, whole genome shotgun sequence includes:
- the LOC136695713 gene encoding uncharacterized protein yields MNFYLCIFIYLCFFILSFVTCSGYPVGQPKINTTATEGSRVFLFCDCTNMSSKSAQVDWRFSSNIEVFERSKKGSSAGNGYEGRVDVPEDQFLKGNCSLELKNISSKDAGEYRCFFVVNGGRRLVQPVELSVEDKEIEPDVYREKPETSSSQEVEPSSNTGTVVSIISFILCLCALVLLCMWKRKRQQTREPGSDGRPNAAEGIV; encoded by the exons ATGAATTTCTACCTTTGTATTTTCATCTACCTTTGTTTTTTCATCCTGTCTTTTGTCACCTGCTCAG GATATCCAGTCGGGCAACCGAAAATCAACACCACTGCCACAGAGGGTTCTAGAGTCTTTCTCTTTTGTGACTGTACAAATATGTCCAGTAAGAGTGCTCAGGTGGATTGGCGGTTCTCATCTAATATAGAGGTGTTCGAGAGAAGCAAGAAGGGTTCGAGTGCGGGCAACGGGTATGAAGGCCGCGTGGACGTTCCTGAGGATCAATTTCTGAAAgggaactgttctctggagttaaAGAACATTAGCTCTAAGGATGCCGGGGAATATAGATGCTTCTTCGTGGTGAATGGAGGGAGGAGACTTGTCCAGCCTGTGGAGCTCTCTGTTGAGGACAAAGAGATCGAACCTGATGTGTACAGAG aAAAACCAGAGACAAGCAGCAGTCAGGAGGTTGAACCCAGTA GTAATACAGGAACGGTCGTCAGTATCATATCATTCATCCTGTGCCTCTGTGCTCTTGTACTCCTGTGCATGTGGAAACGCAAACGACAGCAGACCAGAGAACCGGGCAGTGATGGGAGACCAAATGCTGCTGAGGGAATTGTTTGA